A stretch of the Pelmatolapia mariae isolate MD_Pm_ZW unplaced genomic scaffold, Pm_UMD_F_2 NODE_ptg000615l+_length_15982_cov_1, whole genome shotgun sequence genome encodes the following:
- the LOC134623392 gene encoding protein NLRC3-like gives MDQCEDREEGVPPSKSTLCGEHESQTKAQRNPPGPPPSSVSLQSDRSKHDPIDFKFQQTSAAERVDQQSSEVPSGQSAQQHQTHLDSIFMLLEDNIITFVKNELKKIRKVLSPDYPERLESQREDDEERSSSREAFVKITVDFLKRMKQEELADHLQSRIPIGGFQRHLKSVLKKKFQCVFEGIAKAGNPTLLNQIYTELYITEGGTAEVNDEHEVRQIETASRKPDSLEAIIRKEDIFKASPGRHEPIRTVLTKGVAGIGKTVLTQKYTLDWAEDKANQDIQFIFPFTFRELNVLKEEKFSLVGLVHHFFTETKEAGICSFEDSQVVFIFDGLDECRLPLDFHKTTILTDPRKSTSVDVLLINLIRGKLLPSARLWITTRPAAANQIPPDCVGMVTEVRGFTGPQKEEYFRKRFREKMQASRIISHIKTSRSLHIMCHIPVFCWITATVLEDVLETRVGGQLPKTLTEMYIHFLVVQAKVKKVKYDGGAETDPHWSPESRKMMESLGKLAFDQLQKGNLIFYESDLTECGIDIRAASVYSG, from the exons atggatcagtgtgaggacagagaggagggagtccctccctctaaaagcactctgtgtggggaacatgagagtcagaccaaagctcagag gaacccacctggacctccacccagctctgtgtccttacaGAGTGACCGGTCTAAACATGACCCCATTGATTTTAAATTTCAGCAGacatctgctgcagagag agtggaccagcagagctcagaggttcccagtggtcagtctgcccagcagcatcaaacacatctggactccatatttatg ctgctggaggacaacatcatcacttttgtgaagaacgagctgaagaagatccggAAGGTTCTGAGCCCAGATTACCCAGAACGCTTAGAGAGTCAGAGGGAGGATGATGaggagaggagcagcagcagagaggcatttgtgaagatcacagtggacttcctgaagagaatgaagcaggaggagctggctgaccatctgcagagca GAATTCCCATTGGAGGTTTTCAACGTCATCTCAAGTCTGTcttgaagaagaagttccagtgtgtgtttgagggcatcgctaaagcaggaaacccaaccctcctgaatcagatctacacagagctctacatcacagagggagggactgcagaggtcaatgatgaacatgaggtcagacagattgaaacagcatccaggaaaccagacagtcTAGAAGCAATAATCAGAAAGGAAGACAtatttaaagcctcacctggaagacatgaaccaatcagaacagtgctgacaaagggagtggctggcattgggaaaacagtcttaacacagaaatacaccctggactgggctgaagacaaagccaaccaggacatccagttcatatttccattcactttcagagagctgaatgtgctgaaagaggaaaagttcagcttggtgggacttgttcatcacttctttactgaaaccaaagaagcaggaatctgcagctttgaagactcccaggttgtgttcatctttgatggtctggatgagtgtcgacttcctctggacttccacaaaactacaatcctaactgaccctagaaagtccacctcagtggatgtgctgctgataaacctcatcagggggaaactgcttccctctgctcgcctctggataaccacacgacctgcagcagccaatcagatccctcctgactgtgttggcatggtgacagaggtcagagggttcactggcccacagaaggaggagtacttcaggaagagattcagagaaaagatgcaggccagcaggatcatctcccacatcaagacatcacgaagcctccacatcatgtgccacatcccagtcttctgctggatcactgctacagttctggaggatgtgctggaaaccagagtgggaggacagctgcccaagaccctgactgagatgtacatccacttcctggtggttcaggccaaagtgaagaaggtcaagtatgatggaggagctgagacagatccacactggagtccagagagcaggaagatgatggagtctctgggaaaactggcttttgatcagctgcagaaaggaaacctgatcttctatgaatcagacctgacagagtgtggcatcgatatcagagcagcctcagtgtactcagga